A portion of the Paenibacillus marchantiae genome contains these proteins:
- a CDS encoding ABC transporter permease, with the protein MKPAAEGPSKKLKGNLKGNSLWSEIWKHRMTYTLLIPGLVWLILFAYMPMGGLSLAFKDYKANLGIWGSPWSGFENFKYVFRDPTFIDAVWRTLYINILKLIIQFPFPIILALLLNELRMRRGKKWFQTVLTFPHFLSWIIVSGVVINVLAYDGLVNSALGLLGLPTINFLGSESNFVPMLLLTDIWKSSGWGAIIFLAAISGIDQDQYESAQIDGASRMQQMFKITLPNILPTITVMFILSVGGLMSSGFDQIFNLANAATKNVSEVLDVYIYRITFQSSTDFSFSTAVSLFRSLVNMVLLLLADRFAKWLGGDGLFR; encoded by the coding sequence TTGAAACCTGCAGCCGAAGGACCTAGCAAAAAGCTGAAGGGAAACTTGAAAGGCAATTCGCTCTGGAGTGAAATCTGGAAGCACAGAATGACGTACACCCTGCTTATTCCAGGGCTCGTCTGGCTGATCCTGTTTGCCTACATGCCAATGGGTGGCCTGTCTCTTGCGTTTAAAGACTACAAGGCAAACCTGGGGATTTGGGGAAGCCCATGGAGCGGATTTGAGAATTTCAAATACGTTTTCCGGGATCCAACCTTTATTGACGCGGTATGGCGGACGCTGTACATCAACATTCTAAAACTGATTATTCAGTTCCCGTTCCCGATTATTCTTGCCCTGTTGTTGAATGAATTGCGGATGCGCAGAGGGAAAAAGTGGTTCCAGACGGTTCTTACGTTCCCTCACTTCCTTTCATGGATCATCGTATCCGGGGTAGTCATCAACGTCTTGGCTTATGACGGACTGGTAAACAGCGCACTTGGTTTGCTTGGATTGCCAACCATTAACTTCCTGGGTTCCGAGTCTAACTTTGTACCGATGCTGCTGTTGACGGATATTTGGAAATCAAGCGGATGGGGTGCGATTATCTTCCTGGCAGCCATTTCCGGTATTGATCAGGATCAGTATGAATCGGCGCAGATTGACGGCGCTTCCCGTATGCAGCAGATGTTCAAGATTACATTGCCAAACATACTTCCAACAATCACCGTCATGTTCATTCTGTCGGTTGGTGGATTGATGTCTTCCGGTTTCGACCAGATCTTCAACTTGGCAAATGCCGCAACTAAAAATGTATCGGAAGTATTGGATGTATATATCTATCGGATTACGTTCCAGTCCTCAACGGACTTCTCATTCTCGACAGCGGTCAGCTTGTTCCGTTCCCTCGTGAATATGGTCTTGCTGCTTCTCGCAGACAGATTTGCCAAGTGGCTTGGCGGAGACGGTTTGTTCCGATAA
- a CDS encoding carbohydrate ABC transporter permease has protein sequence MSKKSNKKPRIGTEKMTFLDYIIFAILLVLALMILIPFWNVIMISFATQKEYADNPFLMFPKEWTLDSYKALFADGTILSGYKNTIILLVIGLPLSLFLTTSMAYGLSRNKFPFKKFLFFLVLFTMIFNGGIVPLYLIMKSLHLTGTLWSVILAGSFSAFNMILMMNYFYTLPESLMESARLDGAGEWRILFSVVLPLATPIMATITLFYGVAYWNSWYDAMIFLRKADQLPLQNVLRNIIVTSQTNASNASSVDAAQASNFSMGMKMAAVFVTMVPIMCFFPMLQKHFAKGVLTGAIKT, from the coding sequence ATGAGTAAGAAGTCTAACAAAAAACCGAGAATTGGTACAGAAAAAATGACATTTCTCGATTACATTATTTTCGCCATTTTACTTGTGCTTGCTCTGATGATTCTGATTCCGTTCTGGAATGTCATCATGATCTCGTTCGCAACACAAAAAGAATATGCTGACAATCCATTTTTGATGTTCCCTAAAGAATGGACATTGGATTCCTATAAGGCGTTGTTCGCTGACGGAACGATTCTGTCGGGGTACAAAAATACAATTATTTTGCTAGTCATCGGTTTGCCACTCAGCTTGTTCCTGACAACAAGCATGGCATATGGCCTTAGTCGCAACAAATTTCCGTTCAAGAAATTTCTCTTTTTCCTAGTACTGTTCACCATGATCTTTAATGGTGGTATTGTACCGCTGTACCTGATCATGAAATCACTTCACCTTACAGGTACGCTGTGGTCCGTTATTCTGGCGGGAAGCTTTAGTGCTTTCAACATGATTCTGATGATGAACTACTTCTATACCTTGCCTGAATCGCTGATGGAATCGGCGAGATTGGATGGAGCAGGAGAGTGGAGAATTCTGTTCTCAGTTGTTCTTCCGCTGGCTACACCAATTATGGCTACAATCACATTGTTCTATGGTGTGGCGTACTGGAACAGTTGGTACGATGCGATGATATTCCTTCGAAAAGCGGATCAGTTACCGCTCCAGAATGTACTCAGAAACATTATCGTCACTTCCCAGACGAACGCATCCAATGCATCCAGTGTGGATGCTGCCCAAGCAAGCAATTTCTCAATGGGTATGAAGATGGCGGCAGTATTTGTCACCATGGTACCAATTATGTGTTTCTTCCCAATGCTGCAAAAACACTTTGCCAAAGGGGTATTAACAGGGGCTATCAAGACCTGA
- a CDS encoding alpha/beta hydrolase: protein MAHITIETGSPTLCMNTSIHVVSSDSGDTSGGTLYLLHGAGDNASTWQRLTTIEMYAQQYGCTIIMPEANRSYYTDMEYGLNYFHYITQELPEFCRSQLNLNTDPAKTFVAGLSMGGYGALKCALTYPERYRKAVSLSGVTDIQTRLHDPEMPSGMIKEMKAVFGERLQVKPDQDLYALSAKLLKQGGDLPDILSCCGDIDPFVDMNRKFAEYMQETNFEFRYVETPGTHEWRFWEQHLRTMFDFLYNDKTKVE from the coding sequence ATGGCGCATATAACGATCGAAACCGGATCGCCTACGTTATGCATGAATACAAGCATACATGTAGTGTCCAGTGACTCCGGAGACACTTCAGGCGGTACGCTATATTTGCTGCATGGGGCAGGCGATAACGCAAGTACATGGCAACGTTTGACTACAATTGAAATGTATGCGCAACAATATGGCTGTACCATCATTATGCCGGAAGCGAACCGAAGCTATTACACCGATATGGAATACGGCCTGAATTACTTCCATTACATCACTCAGGAGCTGCCTGAATTCTGCAGGAGTCAGCTCAATCTCAATACAGACCCGGCAAAGACTTTCGTAGCCGGTCTATCCATGGGTGGGTACGGTGCATTGAAATGTGCACTGACATATCCCGAGAGGTACCGCAAAGCGGTGTCCTTATCAGGTGTAACTGATATTCAGACCCGGCTTCACGATCCGGAGATGCCATCAGGCATGATCAAGGAAATGAAAGCGGTTTTTGGAGAACGGTTACAGGTAAAACCTGATCAGGACCTGTACGCACTGTCTGCCAAGCTGTTGAAGCAAGGTGGAGATTTACCGGATATTCTGAGTTGTTGTGGTGACATTGATCCGTTTGTGGATATGAATCGCAAATTCGCGGAATACATGCAGGAAACGAATTTTGAGTTTCGGTATGTGGAGACACCGGGTACCCATGAATGGAGATTCTGGGAGCAACACCTGAGAACAATGTTTGATTTTCTGTATAACGACAAGACCAAAGTAGAGTGA
- the bglX gene encoding beta-glucosidase BglX: protein MNNEQLLDLVNQMTLEEKTAQLLQLTANFYEGTNVEGQITGPMEEMGITEQSVDASGSILGLSGAQAIIDVQQAYLKKSRLGIPLLFMADVVHGFKTIFPIPLAIGCSWDTELAEKSAEISARESAVSGLHVTFAPMVDLVRDPRWGRVMETTGEDPYLNSLFSAAFVRGYQGDSLKDEPDRLAACVKHFAAYGAAEGGRDYNTVDMSERNLREYYLPAYKAALDAGVEMVMASFNTVEGIPASGNEKLMRDILRDEWGFDGVLISDWASIREMIAHGAAEDDREAAYRAILAGVDIEMMTPCYVHHLPELIKNGEVEEKLIDEAVLRILQLKEKLGLFDNPLRAADPEREREIVFSKEHRQVSYELATKSAVLMKNDNHVLPLKPEANVALIGPFAQSEDILGWWSCEGVKEDAVKLGTALQERLTAGKVHMAQGSNVHTITAEQIAEALEVASKADLIVLALGEDSEMSGEGGSRTDIRLPAAQLELVKQLKAAGKPIASVIFNGRPLDLHGVFEESDAVLEAWFPGSEGGAAIADVLTGVVNPSARLTMSFPQSVGQIPVYYNHFNTGRPLNPQKTEERYVSKYIDSPNDPLLPFGYGLSYTSFEYGDLEVSSNEMTADQPLTIQVRVTNAGERAGVETVQLYVRDVTGEVVRPMRELKGYVKLSLAPGESGTAAFTLNEEQLRYHHSDLSHRSDKGTFHIFVGPNSRDTLESTFKLV from the coding sequence ATGAATAACGAGCAGTTGCTAGACCTTGTAAACCAAATGACCCTGGAAGAAAAAACGGCCCAGCTGCTTCAGCTGACCGCTAACTTTTATGAAGGAACCAATGTTGAAGGTCAGATCACAGGTCCAATGGAAGAGATGGGAATCACGGAGCAGTCCGTGGATGCCAGTGGCTCCATTCTGGGATTGTCTGGTGCACAGGCCATTATAGATGTACAGCAAGCTTACCTGAAAAAAAGCCGTCTCGGCATTCCGCTCTTGTTCATGGCGGACGTCGTGCATGGTTTTAAAACCATTTTCCCCATACCGCTAGCCATTGGCTGTTCATGGGACACCGAACTGGCTGAGAAAAGTGCTGAGATTTCAGCACGTGAATCTGCCGTATCTGGCCTCCATGTCACTTTTGCACCGATGGTCGATCTTGTTCGTGATCCGCGCTGGGGTCGAGTAATGGAGACGACAGGCGAAGATCCTTATTTGAACAGTCTGTTCTCTGCGGCATTTGTACGTGGATATCAGGGCGACAGTTTGAAGGATGAGCCGGATCGTCTGGCGGCTTGTGTAAAACACTTTGCAGCATATGGGGCAGCAGAAGGTGGTCGTGATTACAACACGGTCGACATGTCTGAACGCAACTTGCGTGAGTACTATTTACCGGCTTACAAGGCAGCACTGGATGCAGGCGTTGAAATGGTTATGGCTTCATTCAATACCGTAGAGGGTATTCCAGCGAGCGGAAATGAGAAGCTCATGCGTGACATCTTGCGTGACGAGTGGGGCTTTGATGGTGTATTGATTTCGGATTGGGCTTCCATTCGCGAGATGATTGCTCATGGCGCAGCTGAAGATGATCGTGAAGCTGCATACCGCGCCATTCTTGCAGGAGTGGACATCGAGATGATGACACCTTGTTATGTTCATCATCTGCCAGAGTTGATCAAGAACGGAGAAGTGGAAGAAAAGCTCATTGATGAAGCGGTGCTGCGTATTTTGCAACTGAAAGAAAAGCTGGGATTGTTCGATAATCCACTGCGTGCAGCGGATCCGGAGCGTGAGCGCGAGATCGTGTTCTCGAAAGAACATCGTCAGGTATCGTATGAGCTTGCAACCAAATCCGCTGTATTGATGAAAAATGATAATCACGTGCTTCCGCTGAAGCCAGAAGCCAACGTTGCGTTAATTGGACCTTTTGCCCAAAGTGAAGACATTCTCGGATGGTGGTCCTGTGAAGGTGTCAAAGAAGATGCCGTTAAACTCGGAACTGCTTTGCAGGAACGTCTTACTGCCGGGAAAGTTCATATGGCTCAAGGCAGCAACGTTCACACGATCACCGCTGAACAGATTGCTGAAGCGCTTGAAGTAGCAAGCAAAGCCGATCTGATCGTGCTTGCACTTGGTGAAGATTCCGAAATGAGTGGTGAAGGTGGATCGCGTACGGATATTCGTTTGCCAGCAGCTCAACTGGAATTGGTTAAACAGCTCAAAGCAGCCGGCAAACCAATCGCCAGCGTTATTTTCAACGGTCGCCCTCTGGACTTACATGGTGTATTTGAAGAATCCGATGCTGTGCTTGAAGCGTGGTTCCCGGGCAGTGAGGGTGGAGCGGCCATTGCCGATGTATTGACAGGTGTGGTGAATCCATCTGCGCGTCTGACGATGTCCTTCCCGCAATCTGTAGGTCAGATACCGGTATATTACAATCATTTTAATACAGGACGTCCACTCAATCCGCAAAAGACGGAAGAGCGTTATGTTTCCAAATATATTGATAGTCCGAATGATCCGCTGCTTCCGTTTGGCTACGGCTTGTCATACACCTCGTTTGAGTATGGTGACCTGGAAGTTTCAAGCAATGAAATGACTGCTGATCAACCTCTGACAATCCAAGTGCGTGTAACCAATGCTGGCGAACGTGCTGGCGTAGAGACGGTTCAGTTGTACGTACGTGATGTCACTGGTGAAGTTGTACGTCCAATGCGTGAGCTGAAAGGGTATGTCAAGCTGTCACTCGCACCGGGTGAAAGTGGTACGGCTGCATTTACATTAAACGAAGAACAGCTTCGTTATCATCATTCCGATTTGAGTCATCGCAGTGATAAGGGAACATTCCACATTTTCGTAGGGCCGAATAGCCGCGATACATTGGAGAGCACGTTCAAGCTGGTGTAA
- a CDS encoding type 2 periplasmic-binding domain-containing protein: MKTNKKLSVRALFAITLSVVMLMVTACSSQGASGGNEKDAEGNYKDNLTISVANLTEIKNGNLDNDFHKFWTDKFNVTWDYNYIDWDSWGEKLRLWINSGDLPDVAVWNYVHGDAMNSIDQGLFYKFPDDWKERWPNVAAAYKLTGLGDKLEELTGGTYVLPRPIYFENKPADPLTNQIGVIALRKDWAEAVGFELKDAYTTTELNEYAELVKEKDPGKVGNKLVPLSYNAADAMTNIIMPNSVHAMTDSPFYKGEDGQFHWGPSDPETLTGLKLMQKAYKDGLLNPEFYTWKNNEGQNNFKVTGTAAVTSLGGLASYRQGLDSDMRKNLGVDSDDLVHTAIVLGDDGKYRNMEQANFWSALIFNPNISDEKFERIMDLIDYSTTKEGQLLINMGFEGKDWKYDENKELVSLLPEGTVLEDKYPARFEGLYLLGDDFSVVNPAIKKDYRDRAVKLFEEKAKLGTEGQSLATYDWDINLYDSKAKSQASFDYQNEYANLILKNGDLEANWKEWVNSKMSLVQPYLDELNKEFK, translated from the coding sequence ATGAAAACGAACAAAAAGTTGTCAGTAAGAGCTCTCTTTGCCATCACGCTTAGTGTAGTTATGCTGATGGTGACCGCTTGTTCCAGCCAAGGAGCTTCAGGTGGTAACGAAAAAGATGCAGAGGGAAATTACAAAGACAACCTGACCATCTCAGTAGCTAACCTGACAGAAATTAAAAACGGGAACTTGGATAATGACTTCCACAAGTTCTGGACAGACAAGTTCAATGTAACATGGGATTACAACTATATCGATTGGGATTCATGGGGCGAGAAGCTTCGTCTGTGGATCAACTCTGGCGATTTGCCGGATGTAGCAGTATGGAACTACGTGCATGGCGATGCCATGAACAGTATTGATCAAGGCCTGTTCTACAAATTCCCGGATGACTGGAAAGAACGCTGGCCTAACGTGGCAGCAGCCTACAAGTTGACCGGTCTGGGAGACAAGCTGGAAGAACTGACGGGTGGAACATACGTCCTGCCAAGACCAATCTATTTCGAGAACAAACCTGCTGACCCATTGACGAACCAAATTGGTGTCATTGCGCTTCGCAAAGACTGGGCTGAAGCGGTTGGTTTCGAACTGAAAGATGCATATACAACTACTGAATTGAATGAATACGCTGAGCTTGTGAAAGAAAAAGATCCAGGCAAAGTGGGCAACAAACTTGTACCTCTGTCCTACAATGCGGCAGATGCCATGACGAATATCATTATGCCGAACAGTGTGCATGCCATGACTGACTCTCCGTTCTATAAAGGAGAAGATGGCCAGTTCCACTGGGGACCATCAGATCCTGAAACTCTGACAGGACTTAAATTGATGCAAAAAGCCTACAAAGATGGCTTGCTCAATCCTGAGTTCTACACATGGAAAAACAATGAAGGTCAAAACAACTTCAAAGTAACAGGTACAGCTGCAGTAACAAGTCTGGGCGGACTGGCTTCGTACAGACAAGGTCTGGATTCCGATATGAGAAAGAATCTGGGTGTAGATAGTGATGACCTGGTACACACAGCAATCGTATTGGGCGATGATGGGAAATACCGCAACATGGAGCAAGCGAACTTCTGGTCTGCATTGATCTTCAATCCGAACATCAGTGACGAGAAATTCGAACGGATCATGGATCTGATCGACTACTCGACTACCAAAGAAGGACAACTGCTCATCAACATGGGCTTCGAAGGTAAAGATTGGAAATATGATGAAAACAAAGAACTGGTTAGCTTGCTGCCAGAAGGAACTGTTCTGGAAGACAAATACCCAGCACGTTTCGAAGGTCTGTACCTGCTGGGTGACGACTTCAGTGTTGTAAACCCTGCAATTAAAAAGGATTACCGTGATAGAGCTGTGAAGCTGTTCGAGGAAAAAGCAAAACTCGGTACAGAAGGTCAGTCACTCGCAACATACGACTGGGATATCAACCTGTACGATTCCAAAGCTAAAAGTCAGGCTTCATTCGACTACCAGAATGAATATGCCAACTTGATCCTCAAAAATGGAGATCTTGAAGCGAACTGGAAAGAATGGGTAAACAGTAAAATGTCCCTGGTTCAACCTTATCTGGATGAACTGAACAAAGAATTCAAGTAA